From a region of the Enterobacter cancerogenus genome:
- a CDS encoding VF530 family protein, with translation MTAHVSKDPLHGVTLEMQVTALVARYGWNELGNRIKINCFRKDPSIKSSLKFLRRTPWARAEVEALYLDSLNDDDVEPQPEPAFNPWANSRITKS, from the coding sequence ATGACTGCACACGTTTCGAAAGACCCTCTCCACGGCGTAACCCTGGAAATGCAGGTAACCGCGCTGGTTGCGCGCTACGGCTGGAACGAATTAGGCAATCGAATCAAAATTAACTGTTTCAGAAAAGATCCCAGCATAAAATCGAGCTTAAAATTCCTGAGGCGTACCCCGTGGGCGCGCGCCGAAGTGGAAGCGCTGTATCTGGACTCACTCAATGACGATGACGTTGAACCACAGCCTGAGCCAGCCTTTAATCCCTGGGCCAACAGCCGGATCACGAAGAGCTAA
- a CDS encoding protein-disulfide reductase DsbD family protein — MFNVFRGFVLLLLSCIGIAHAADTGWLTSPQNDHARVRVQAEKRQHDTVALLTVELQPGWKTYWRSPGEGGVAPQINWPKGVQDTWHWPVPSRFDISGLTTQGFHDKVVIPMTLTGLNSDTLDGTLTLSTCSNVCLLTDYKLHLDFNAPVDAGFQDAFDDAMRAIPGDSGVSSHLEAWLSGDKLVVTGTTDGEWHNPGIYFDPLEGDILPGEPVIKHTGNQLRVTVPVTDEWGDKPATLEGKKLSFVLTNGDKAQETVMTVGAEPAAQGRSTNLFSMLAFALLGGVILNLMPCVLPVMGMKLSSVLHAGSDRRKIRVRFLATTAGILTSFALLAAMVTALKLTGASLGWGIQFQNPWFIGLMVAVTFIFAMNLFGAFEMLLPSAAAGRLATAGGSGLTGSFCEGVFATLLATPCSAPFLGTAVAFALASPLPTLWLIFLMLGVGMSLPWLFVALIPKTAMLLPHPGRWMNTLKIILGAMMLASSLWLATLLQQHLGNVISHVIMLAMIVVAIVIYARIGQKNAPIFWLVVMSLAVFGGYQLRGLVLAEPASRSEASRAAIPWQPLTEEAIQRALAQGKRVFVDISADWCVTCKVNEHRVLNQPEVIAALSEPDVVALRGDWSKPSPLIADFLARRNRYAIPFNEVSGPGKPDGVILSPLLDKRDLIATLNNAKG; from the coding sequence ATGTTTAACGTCTTCAGGGGCTTTGTCCTCCTGTTGCTGTCCTGCATTGGCATCGCCCATGCGGCAGATACAGGCTGGTTAACCTCCCCACAAAACGATCACGCCCGGGTTCGCGTCCAGGCGGAAAAGCGCCAGCACGACACAGTGGCATTACTTACCGTCGAGCTGCAGCCCGGCTGGAAAACCTACTGGCGTTCGCCGGGCGAGGGCGGCGTTGCCCCGCAAATTAACTGGCCGAAAGGCGTCCAGGACACCTGGCACTGGCCCGTTCCCTCGCGCTTTGACATCTCGGGCCTGACCACCCAGGGTTTCCACGATAAGGTCGTCATCCCGATGACCCTGACCGGCCTGAACAGCGACACGCTGGATGGCACGCTGACGCTCTCTACCTGTAGCAATGTCTGTCTGCTGACGGACTACAAGCTGCACCTGGATTTCAACGCGCCCGTTGATGCGGGGTTCCAGGACGCATTTGACGATGCCATGCGCGCCATACCGGGGGACTCGGGCGTTTCTTCCCATCTTGAGGCCTGGCTGTCCGGTGACAAACTGGTGGTGACGGGCACGACGGACGGCGAGTGGCATAATCCCGGGATCTACTTTGACCCGCTGGAGGGCGATATCCTGCCCGGCGAGCCGGTGATTAAGCACACCGGCAATCAGCTGCGCGTCACGGTGCCGGTGACCGATGAGTGGGGAGATAAGCCCGCTACGCTTGAAGGAAAAAAACTGTCGTTTGTGCTGACCAACGGCGACAAGGCTCAGGAAACCGTGATGACCGTGGGCGCGGAACCCGCCGCTCAGGGCCGTTCGACGAACCTCTTCAGCATGCTGGCCTTTGCACTGCTCGGCGGGGTGATCCTGAACCTGATGCCCTGCGTACTGCCGGTTATGGGGATGAAGCTGAGCAGCGTGCTGCACGCTGGCTCCGACAGGCGCAAGATCAGGGTACGTTTCCTGGCGACGACCGCCGGTATTCTGACCTCCTTTGCGCTGCTGGCCGCGATGGTGACGGCCCTTAAGCTGACAGGCGCATCGCTCGGATGGGGCATTCAGTTCCAGAATCCCTGGTTTATCGGCCTGATGGTCGCGGTGACATTCATTTTTGCGATGAATTTGTTTGGCGCGTTTGAAATGCTGCTGCCTTCTGCCGCAGCCGGTCGGCTGGCAACGGCGGGTGGCTCAGGCTTAACGGGCAGTTTTTGTGAGGGCGTGTTCGCCACGCTGCTCGCCACGCCGTGCTCCGCGCCATTCCTGGGGACCGCCGTGGCCTTTGCGCTGGCGTCACCCCTGCCGACGCTGTGGCTGATCTTCCTGATGCTTGGCGTGGGGATGAGCTTGCCCTGGCTGTTTGTCGCGCTGATCCCGAAAACCGCCATGCTGCTGCCACATCCGGGTCGCTGGATGAATACGCTCAAGATCATTCTCGGGGCGATGATGCTGGCGTCCAGTCTCTGGCTGGCGACGCTGCTCCAGCAGCATTTAGGTAACGTTATAAGCCACGTCATCATGCTTGCCATGATCGTGGTAGCGATCGTGATTTACGCCCGAATTGGGCAAAAAAACGCGCCGATCTTCTGGTTGGTGGTGATGTCGCTGGCAGTCTTTGGCGGCTACCAGCTGCGTGGGCTGGTGCTCGCTGAGCCTGCTTCCCGGAGCGAGGCCAGTAGAGCAGCGATCCCGTGGCAACCCTTAACCGAGGAGGCTATTCAGCGCGCGCTGGCGCAGGGGAAACGCGTGTTCGTGGACATTTCCGCCGACTGGTGCGTGACCTGCAAGGTCAACGAACATCGGGTATTAAATCAGCCTGAGGTGATTGCCGCCCTGAGTGAGCCGGACGTGGTGGCCCTGCGCGGTGACTGGAGCAAGCCTTCGCCGCTGATTGCCGATTTCCTCGCCAGACGAAACCGCTACGCCATCCCGTTCAACGAGGTTTCCGGCCCCGGCAAGCCCGACGGCGTGATCCTCTCGCCGCTGCTCGATAAACGCGACCTGATCGCCACGCTGAATAACGCCAAAGGTTAA
- a CDS encoding alpha/beta hydrolase: MANLPWRVSVRLIVLAKKVAMVLGIVLIVLLAVRVYLSQQGPALHLWHTWRADELSAPEMDKATFAQYLSREKAIFASLDAEVTSKTDATERTPLNRYARQSLVWPGQFTPDANRSMVLMPAGKPRGAVVLLHGLTDSPYSVRHLAIRYQQHGFVAVVPRLPGHGTAPGALTNVDWETWLAATRLAVREATRLGGDVPLHLVGYSNGGALAMKYALDALDNPQLRKPQQLVLLSPMIGVTAFARFAGLAGLPAMLPAFAKAAWLNISPEYNPYKYNSFPVNAARQSWLLTQALQQQLTRDSKENRLDALPPVLAFQSVMDSTVSTRAVVTELFDRLPANGSELVMFDINQAASFRPLFRPSSWTAVSELLPPAVRRYTVTVITNDGPHSFNTVAKTTPAGRTAETSVALSLPYPQDVYSLSHVAVPFPPDDDLYGRQPEVKNRYGISLGTIALWGETSVLSVGKEALMRVTSNPFYSYMQGRIDTLSEPAKSH; the protein is encoded by the coding sequence ATGGCGAATTTGCCCTGGCGTGTCAGCGTGCGTCTGATCGTTCTTGCAAAAAAAGTGGCAATGGTGCTGGGGATCGTGCTGATTGTGCTCCTCGCGGTGCGGGTTTATCTCTCGCAGCAAGGCCCGGCGCTGCATCTCTGGCATACCTGGCGCGCCGATGAGCTGTCAGCCCCTGAGATGGATAAGGCCACATTTGCGCAGTACCTCTCCCGCGAAAAGGCCATTTTCGCCAGCCTGGATGCTGAGGTAACGTCGAAGACCGACGCGACAGAGCGCACGCCGCTTAACCGCTACGCCCGCCAGAGCCTTGTCTGGCCCGGGCAGTTCACCCCTGATGCCAACCGTTCCATGGTTCTGATGCCTGCCGGGAAACCTCGCGGGGCCGTCGTGCTGTTGCACGGGCTGACGGACTCGCCCTACAGCGTCAGGCATCTGGCCATTCGCTACCAGCAGCACGGCTTTGTGGCGGTGGTGCCGCGTCTGCCCGGTCACGGCACGGCCCCCGGCGCGCTGACGAATGTGGACTGGGAGACGTGGCTGGCCGCCACGCGCCTTGCCGTGCGTGAAGCTACCCGTCTTGGTGGCGATGTTCCGCTGCATCTGGTGGGCTATTCCAACGGCGGGGCGCTGGCGATGAAATACGCCCTCGACGCGCTGGACAACCCGCAGCTTCGTAAACCCCAGCAACTGGTCCTGCTGTCGCCGATGATTGGCGTGACCGCGTTTGCCCGATTTGCCGGGTTAGCCGGGCTACCGGCAATGCTCCCCGCTTTTGCCAAGGCGGCCTGGCTTAACATTTCGCCGGAATATAATCCTTATAAATACAACTCGTTTCCGGTTAACGCCGCGCGTCAGTCCTGGCTGCTGACCCAGGCTCTGCAGCAGCAACTGACCCGCGACAGCAAAGAGAACAGGCTTGATGCACTGCCGCCCGTGCTGGCGTTTCAGTCGGTGATGGATTCCACGGTCAGTACCCGCGCCGTGGTCACCGAATTGTTCGATCGGCTTCCGGCTAACGGCAGCGAGCTGGTGATGTTTGACATCAACCAGGCCGCGAGCTTCCGTCCGTTGTTCAGACCCTCGTCCTGGACCGCCGTCTCTGAACTCCTGCCTCCGGCAGTAAGGCGTTACACTGTCACAGTTATCACGAATGACGGCCCGCACAGTTTCAATACCGTGGCGAAAACCACGCCAGCAGGCCGTACGGCTGAAACGTCCGTGGCGCTGTCGCTGCCTTACCCGCAAGACGTCTACTCGCTGTCGCACGTGGCGGTGCCGTTCCCGCCGGATGACGATCTCTATGGCCGTCAGCCTGAGGTGAAGAACCGCTATGGCATCAGCCTCGGGACCATTGCGCTGTGGGGCGAAACCTCGGTGCTGAGCGTGGGTAAAGAGGCGCTGATGCGCGTCACCTCTAATCCGTTCTACAGCTATATGCAGGGGCGCATTGATACGCTGAGCGAGCCGGCGAAAAGTCATTAA
- a CDS encoding diguanylate phosphodiesterase has translation MLTTLIYRSRLHSSCDAAKLGTLVEQAKIRNTGLNITGILLSSGHEILQILEGKEESVVTLFLKIREDKRHCDVVELMRDYGPRRRFEHVGMLLFNLQVQSPKDVLQSVLHYSKLESYLASGDRVFKFIQSFINRKGTANPGTTFDASQWTLSRERAPFATDVGLLADQSCQFALQPIVEPAEGKISSLEALIRGNDGGSPEHFFQTLDPEKIYEVDLQTKAYAFALAEKLGIGGHKIAVNLLPMSLVKVPGAVEFLVDQIKIHGLQPEQVVIEVTENEIISGFNQFNSAIKQLRAEGIGLAIDDFGSGYAGLSLLTKFQPDKLKIDREIVSDIHLSGPKQAIVKSIVSCCTDLEITLVAEGIEKLEEWCWLESAGIRRFQGFLFARPQLNGVGDIHWPHMMR, from the coding sequence GTGCTGACTACACTCATTTATCGAAGCCGGTTACATTCATCCTGTGATGCCGCTAAGTTGGGCACGCTGGTTGAGCAGGCTAAGATCCGCAATACGGGTCTGAACATCACCGGCATTTTGCTCTCCAGCGGGCATGAAATTCTGCAAATCCTTGAAGGAAAGGAAGAGAGCGTCGTTACGCTTTTCCTCAAGATTCGGGAGGACAAACGCCACTGCGATGTTGTGGAACTGATGCGTGACTATGGTCCGCGCAGACGGTTCGAGCATGTCGGCATGTTGCTGTTTAATTTGCAGGTGCAATCCCCGAAGGACGTTCTCCAGTCGGTGCTGCACTACAGCAAGCTGGAAAGCTATCTCGCCTCCGGGGACCGGGTCTTTAAGTTCATCCAGTCATTTATCAACCGAAAAGGGACGGCAAATCCCGGCACGACATTTGATGCCAGCCAATGGACGCTGTCCCGGGAGCGCGCCCCGTTTGCCACCGACGTGGGCCTGCTGGCCGATCAGTCCTGCCAGTTTGCTCTCCAGCCGATCGTGGAGCCTGCCGAAGGTAAAATCAGCTCCCTCGAGGCCCTGATACGCGGCAACGACGGCGGCAGCCCGGAACATTTCTTTCAGACGCTCGATCCGGAAAAAATCTACGAAGTTGACCTCCAGACAAAAGCTTATGCGTTTGCGCTGGCGGAAAAGCTGGGAATAGGCGGGCATAAAATCGCCGTGAACCTGCTGCCCATGTCACTCGTCAAAGTGCCCGGCGCGGTCGAATTTCTGGTGGATCAAATTAAGATCCACGGGCTTCAGCCGGAGCAGGTGGTGATTGAGGTGACAGAAAACGAGATCATTTCCGGTTTCAACCAGTTTAACAGCGCCATCAAACAGCTCCGGGCAGAGGGCATTGGTCTGGCAATTGACGATTTTGGCTCCGGGTATGCCGGGCTGTCACTGCTGACGAAATTCCAGCCGGATAAACTCAAGATCGACCGCGAGATTGTCAGCGATATCCACCTTAGCGGCCCGAAGCAGGCCATCGTGAAATCGATTGTCAGCTGCTGCACCGATCTGGAAATCACCCTGGTGGCGGAAGGCATCGAGAAGCTGGAAGAGTGGTGCTGGCTCGAATCGGCGGGCATTCGCCGTTTCCAGGGGTTCTTGTTTGCCCGTCCTCAGCTGAACGGCGTAGGGGATATTCACTGGCCGCATATGATGCGCTGA
- a CDS encoding OsmC family protein, which produces MTIHKHGSAHWSGDIKRGKGTVSTESGVLNQQPYGFNTRFEGEKGTNPEELIGAAHAACFSMALSLMLGESGYTADSIDTTANVSLDKTDSGFAISKIALKSKVTVPGIDPQQFDGIIQKAKVGCPVSQVLKAEITLDYTLN; this is translated from the coding sequence ATGACGATTCATAAGCACGGTTCAGCACACTGGTCTGGCGACATTAAGCGCGGCAAAGGGACGGTTTCCACAGAGAGCGGCGTCCTTAACCAGCAACCTTACGGCTTTAATACCCGTTTCGAAGGGGAAAAGGGCACTAACCCGGAAGAGCTGATTGGCGCGGCACACGCGGCCTGTTTCTCCATGGCGCTGTCGCTGATGCTGGGCGAAAGCGGCTACACGGCGGATTCCATTGACACCACGGCGAACGTGTCGCTCGACAAGACCGACAGTGGTTTTGCAATCAGCAAAATCGCGCTGAAAAGCAAAGTCACGGTGCCTGGCATCGATCCTCAGCAGTTTGACGGCATCATTCAGAAAGCCAAAGTCGGCTGCCCGGTATCGCAGGTGCTGAAAGCGGAAATCACCCTTGATTACACGCTGAACTAA
- the dsbG gene encoding thiol:disulfide interchange protein DsbG, translating into MKKRLLLSLLMASGLAQAAEAVPEVVKHFSEQQNITIIKKIDAPGGAPAWLGQYQDMGVTLFLTPDGRHVISGYLYDEKGKNLSEDYFQKEIYAPLGREMWKKLNAAQPLKEGADTAPRKVFVFADPFCPYCKAFWSAAQPWVKADKVQLNTLLVAFLNPQSGRNASLILNARDPVNAWKEYELSGGKKLPKNEGKASRETVALLQQHQQLMDSLGANATPAIYYLNADNELQQVVGMPDEKQLEAMFGPKP; encoded by the coding sequence ATGAAAAAACGACTGTTACTTTCACTGCTGATGGCATCCGGCCTTGCGCAGGCCGCTGAGGCCGTGCCGGAGGTGGTTAAGCACTTCAGCGAGCAGCAAAACATTACGATCATCAAGAAAATCGATGCCCCCGGCGGGGCACCGGCCTGGCTTGGGCAATATCAGGATATGGGCGTGACCCTCTTTTTAACGCCCGACGGCAGGCACGTGATTTCCGGTTATCTGTATGATGAGAAGGGCAAAAACCTCAGCGAGGACTATTTCCAGAAAGAGATCTACGCCCCGCTGGGCCGGGAGATGTGGAAGAAGCTGAACGCCGCGCAGCCGTTGAAAGAGGGGGCGGATACCGCGCCGCGCAAAGTATTCGTGTTCGCCGATCCGTTCTGTCCTTACTGCAAAGCCTTCTGGTCTGCCGCGCAGCCGTGGGTGAAGGCGGATAAGGTTCAGCTGAATACGCTGCTGGTTGCGTTTCTCAACCCTCAAAGCGGGCGTAACGCGTCCCTGATCCTCAATGCCAGGGACCCGGTCAACGCCTGGAAAGAGTATGAGCTTTCCGGTGGCAAAAAATTACCGAAAAACGAGGGCAAGGCGTCGCGTGAGACCGTTGCGCTGTTACAGCAGCATCAGCAGTTAATGGACAGCCTCGGGGCGAATGCCACGCCCGCGATTTATTATCTCAACGCCGATAACGAGCTACAGCAGGTGGTAGGAATGCCGGACGAGAAACAGCTGGAGGCGATGTTCGGGCCTAAACCCTAA
- a CDS encoding LysR family transcriptional regulator, with product MDRVIAAQVYNRICELGSLSAAARALGISRPMVSRYLEQMEKWAGTRLVNRSTRKLTLTAAGEKVLQKTRTLSQISQEIEDQSAKDSPAGTLRVACAHFTAMQIISPVLPGLLARYPQLRIELDVNNHPVSLVGERIDVAIRITDNPEPGMIARRLGECDSVLCASPGYLAEAGTPQQLEELMQHNCLHYSFFAGQSWRFVSPQGELVSTAVSGNLSASISSLLMEAAINHCGIAMLPEREARDALQTGQLVPVLSAYTPKAIGIFGIYQSRDYQPAAQRVFLDALAAYLAPLSDSSVFPAENT from the coding sequence ATGGATCGCGTTATTGCCGCTCAGGTCTATAACCGCATTTGCGAACTGGGGAGCCTGAGCGCGGCGGCACGGGCGCTGGGGATCTCCCGTCCGATGGTGAGTCGTTATCTGGAGCAGATGGAAAAATGGGCGGGAACACGGCTGGTTAACCGCTCAACCCGCAAACTGACGCTGACGGCGGCGGGTGAAAAAGTGCTGCAAAAAACCCGTACGCTCTCGCAAATTTCCCAGGAGATTGAGGACCAGTCTGCGAAAGACTCCCCCGCGGGCACGCTGAGGGTGGCCTGCGCGCATTTTACCGCCATGCAAATTATTTCGCCGGTGCTACCCGGGCTGCTGGCGCGTTATCCCCAGCTGCGTATTGAGCTGGACGTCAACAACCATCCGGTAAGCCTGGTGGGCGAGCGTATCGATGTGGCGATCCGCATCACCGATAATCCTGAGCCAGGCATGATCGCCCGCCGGCTGGGGGAGTGCGATTCGGTACTCTGCGCCTCTCCAGGTTATCTCGCAGAGGCGGGTACGCCGCAACAGCTTGAGGAATTGATGCAGCACAACTGCCTGCACTACAGCTTTTTCGCCGGGCAGTCGTGGCGCTTTGTCAGCCCACAGGGGGAGCTGGTTTCTACAGCGGTAAGCGGCAATCTGAGTGCCAGCATTTCGTCGCTGCTGATGGAGGCGGCCATTAACCACTGCGGCATTGCGATGCTGCCGGAGCGTGAGGCGCGAGATGCCTTACAGACGGGGCAACTGGTGCCAGTGCTGAGCGCCTACACGCCCAAAGCGATCGGGATTTTCGGTATTTATCAGTCGCGTGACTACCAGCCCGCCGCGCAGCGGGTGTTCCTTGATGCGCTGGCTGCATATCTGGCACCCCTGTCAGACTCGTCTGTCTTTCCTGCAGAAAACACATAG
- a CDS encoding glycoside hydrolase family 10 protein codes for MTQHVKRIGALVGCALLLVSCASKPPKSLVTPLPSANKPTPRTHEPMRGIWLATVSRLDWPPVSSVNTLNADQRVAQQKRALTDKLDKLHTLGINTVFFQVKPDSTALWSSKILPWSDTLTGKIGEYPGYDPLQFMLDEAHKRGMKVHAWFNPYRVSTNVKPSTVAELNRTASLHPSSVYVQHPEWVRVSGDRFVLDPGIPEVRDWITQVVSEVVAHYAIDGVQFDDYFYTETPGSTLNDAQTYRQYGQGFSSKADWRRHNTHQLIVQVSRAIKQLKPDVEFGVSPAGVWRNRSYDPAGSDTRGAAAYDESYADTRQWVQQGLLDYIAPQIYWPFSRDAARYDVLTKWWADVVKPTHTRLYIGVAFYKVGAPSKKEPDWTVNGGVPELKKQLDLNDSLPNVNGTILFREDYLNQPQTQDAVTYLRGRWGR; via the coding sequence ATGACACAACATGTAAAACGGATTGGTGCGCTGGTGGGTTGTGCACTTTTACTTGTTAGTTGCGCCTCAAAACCACCGAAATCACTGGTTACCCCACTCCCGTCGGCGAATAAACCGACGCCACGGACTCATGAACCGATGCGCGGGATCTGGCTGGCGACGGTCTCCCGACTTGACTGGCCGCCGGTATCGTCGGTAAACACCCTCAATGCCGATCAGCGCGTTGCACAGCAAAAACGGGCGCTGACGGATAAGCTCGACAAGCTCCACACCCTCGGCATTAACACCGTCTTTTTCCAGGTGAAGCCCGACAGCACCGCGCTCTGGTCATCTAAAATCCTGCCATGGTCAGACACCCTGACAGGGAAAATTGGCGAATACCCCGGCTACGATCCACTGCAGTTTATGCTGGACGAAGCCCATAAGCGCGGTATGAAAGTTCACGCCTGGTTCAATCCTTACCGGGTATCCACCAACGTAAAACCGTCAACCGTTGCCGAACTCAACCGCACCGCATCGCTGCACCCTTCCAGCGTCTACGTGCAGCACCCCGAGTGGGTACGCGTTTCCGGCGATCGGTTCGTGCTCGACCCCGGCATTCCTGAGGTCAGGGACTGGATAACCCAGGTGGTGTCCGAGGTGGTCGCGCACTATGCCATCGACGGCGTGCAGTTTGATGATTACTTTTATACCGAAACGCCCGGCTCAACCCTGAATGACGCGCAGACTTACCGGCAGTATGGTCAGGGATTCAGTTCGAAAGCAGACTGGCGTCGTCACAACACCCATCAGCTTATCGTTCAGGTCTCCAGAGCCATTAAGCAGCTTAAGCCGGACGTTGAGTTTGGCGTAAGCCCGGCAGGCGTGTGGCGCAACCGTTCGTACGACCCGGCAGGGTCCGACACGCGCGGGGCGGCGGCTTATGATGAGTCCTACGCTGACACGCGTCAGTGGGTGCAGCAAGGTCTGCTGGACTACATTGCGCCGCAGATCTACTGGCCATTCTCGCGGGATGCGGCGCGCTATGACGTGCTGACAAAGTGGTGGGCCGACGTCGTAAAACCGACCCATACTCGCCTGTATATCGGCGTTGCGTTCTATAAGGTGGGCGCACCGTCCAAAAAAGAGCCAGACTGGACGGTGAATGGCGGCGTGCCGGAGCTGAAAAAACAGCTCGATTTGAACGATTCGCTGCCTAACGTTAACGGCACCATTCTGTTCCGCGAAGACTATCTCAATCAGCCTCAGACGCAGGACGCGGTGACGTACCTCAGGGGCCGCTGGGGACGTTAA
- a CDS encoding Vmh family MBL fold metallo-hydrolase, with amino-acid sequence MKLTRLALLCTLFTPAVFAAPLTIDTYNPQEKGIFAVSSTLVSGPTEAVLFDAQFSVKDGEALVEKIRRTGKTLNKIVITSGDPDFYFGLQPLVSAFPNAKVVATQQVVDHINATKEAKLAFWGPQMKDGAPAKLVVPQVIASNTFMIDGEKVDIEEPESYAAYVWIPSAKTILGGTGVSWGIHVWTADTQTKASRQQWQQTLENMAAHQPERVIPGHYLGTPPASTGAIDFTKAYLAQFEKTLEEHKDSAGAIAAMKKVYPALAEESSLELSAKVNTGEMKW; translated from the coding sequence ATGAAGCTCACTCGCCTTGCATTGCTGTGCACCCTCTTCACCCCAGCGGTTTTTGCCGCACCGTTAACCATTGATACTTATAACCCGCAGGAGAAAGGTATTTTCGCGGTCTCCTCGACGCTGGTCTCCGGGCCGACAGAGGCTGTGCTGTTTGACGCACAGTTCAGCGTGAAAGACGGTGAAGCGCTGGTGGAAAAAATCCGCCGCACCGGCAAGACCCTCAACAAGATTGTGATCACCTCCGGCGATCCGGATTTCTACTTCGGCCTGCAGCCGCTGGTCAGCGCTTTCCCGAATGCCAAAGTGGTTGCCACGCAGCAGGTCGTTGATCATATCAACGCCACGAAAGAGGCCAAGCTCGCCTTCTGGGGACCCCAGATGAAAGACGGCGCGCCCGCTAAACTTGTGGTGCCGCAGGTCATTGCCTCAAACACCTTTATGATCGACGGCGAGAAAGTCGATATCGAAGAGCCTGAAAGCTACGCGGCGTACGTGTGGATCCCGTCGGCCAAAACGATTCTGGGCGGCACCGGCGTCTCCTGGGGTATTCACGTCTGGACGGCGGACACGCAAACCAAAGCCAGCCGTCAGCAATGGCAGCAGACGCTGGAGAATATGGCCGCGCATCAGCCAGAGCGCGTGATCCCGGGGCATTATCTCGGTACGCCGCCAGCCAGTACCGGGGCCATAGACTTCACCAAAGCTTATCTGGCCCAGTTTGAGAAAACCCTGGAGGAGCATAAAGACTCCGCAGGCGCGATCGCTGCAATGAAAAAAGTGTACCCCGCGCTTGCAGAAGAGAGTTCGCTTGAGCTGAGCGCCAAAGTGAATACCGGCGAGATGAAATGGTAA
- a CDS encoding DsbA family protein, protein MKKLMITLLLLFTSVQAMAADALTPEQAQEQRAQKIVFDFLFNDPNSPRIGATKPQLTLVVFTDYNCPYCKKFDPYLEKIVEKHPEVAVVYKFLPYRAESSVTAARDALTLWRSHPGQFMKFNDTLMAKKGYHDNASIQEAQKRAGVNITTPDDESLVTIKRSLLIAEKLGIQGTPATLIGDVLLPGWVPYEQFDEIVSDALRRGK, encoded by the coding sequence ATGAAAAAATTAATGATTACACTGCTGCTGCTTTTTACCTCCGTTCAGGCGATGGCCGCAGATGCGCTTACGCCGGAGCAGGCGCAGGAGCAGCGCGCGCAGAAGATCGTCTTTGACTTCTTGTTTAACGATCCGAATTCCCCGCGCATCGGGGCTACTAAACCCCAGCTGACGCTGGTGGTGTTCACCGACTACAACTGCCCCTACTGCAAAAAATTCGATCCTTATCTGGAAAAGATTGTAGAAAAACATCCGGAGGTGGCAGTGGTGTATAAGTTTCTGCCATACCGCGCTGAGAGTTCCGTTACGGCGGCACGTGACGCCTTAACCCTCTGGCGCAGCCATCCCGGGCAATTTATGAAATTTAACGATACTCTGATGGCGAAAAAGGGTTACCACGACAACGCCAGTATTCAGGAGGCCCAGAAACGGGCGGGGGTCAACATCACGACCCCGGATGACGAAAGCCTGGTTACGATCAAACGCAGCCTGTTGATCGCAGAAAAACTCGGTATTCAGGGCACGCCCGCAACGCTCATCGGTGATGTCCTGTTGCCTGGCTGGGTTCCCTATGAACAATTCGATGAAATCGTCAGCGACGCACTCCGGAGAGGAAAATGA